One window of the Benincasa hispida cultivar B227 chromosome 3, ASM972705v1, whole genome shotgun sequence genome contains the following:
- the LOC120074231 gene encoding superoxide dismutase [Cu-Zn] 2, whose product MGALKAVALIAGDCNIRGSIQFVQDSNGATHVNGRISGLSPGLHGFHIHALGDTTNGCNSTGPHFNPLKKDHGGPRDAERHVGDLGNIWAGPDGVAEVSITDRLISLKGPHSILGRAVVVHADPDDLGKGGHELSKTTGNAGARVGCSIIGIQSSV is encoded by the exons ATGGGTGCTCTGAAAGCTGTGGCGCTCATCGCTGGAGATTGCAACATTAGAGGCTCCATCCAGTTCGTCCAAGATTCAAATG GAGCGACCCATGTTAATGGAAGAATTAGTGGTCTCTCCCCTGGACTCCATGGCTTCCATATTCATGCTCTTGGCGATACCACAAATGGCTGTAACTCCACTG GGCCTCATTTTAATCCGTTGAAGAAGGACCATGGAGGTCCTAGGGATGCAGAACGTCACGTAGGGGATTTGGGGAATATCTGGGCAGGTCCAGATG GGGTTGCTGAAGTTTCCATTACAGATAGGCTG ATTTCACTTAAGGGACCTCATTCAATACTAGGTCGGGCAGTTGTCGTGCACGCTGATCCTGATGATCTTGGCAAAG GCGGGCATGAACTAAGCAAGACGACTGGGAATGCTGGTGCAAGAGTTGGATGCA GCATTATTGGAATTCAATCCTCTGTCTAA